From a region of the Bermanella marisrubri genome:
- a CDS encoding TonB-dependent receptor — protein sequence MNLKECFIHAPLALAISAAFSAQVSADQTSPDQENDTSNDQATAYFESVVVTGQKTERSLQDTVDSVKIIDAEQLEDERLTDIYDVFDRSPNVAQVTGTGNSFTIRGIDALGVSGGGNSYLASMYLDGAPLSYRALKQGTSVWDVSQVEILRGPQSTLQGRNSLAGAILIRTEDPTYDTDAKARLIAGSHGRKEVAVAAGGSIIDDELAFRIAAEKREFDGYIENPNRDENANYSEGHNVRAKVLFEPNAIENLKVLFTHHQNDDEVGVPWQSLNSPDRYDDPQVYFNDRTREKVKGQHNILDASYRINNNLTFNAITSHSDVDYHYDWDGDTGADLNAVLIDDRNEETLTQEFRINISYDNLTGVVGAYYSDLAVDDFSKGNRLINLAEYGINADALIALGASQGVTLDENTAAFLTSQYPEYGELYYESGFETDVTTQALFADFTYSLNQNIDILAGVRYDTEEQGNQSSDVVTLETDLPDPAAVGAQVEQSQGAAAGQQAAGAIQLINGYLVNFVDGANGTKPPVDDDFAAWLPKLGVTYHFTDDVSSSFVAQRAYRSGGVGVNLAEGRVFTYDPEYVNNYEFSTRTMWLDGMLSANTNIFYLDWTDQQVEIRGDKGQFDTDTVNAGESNVKGAEIELMYYDGMFSSYFGLGHSRTEFTKFMDDEDNLEGRSFTNAPEWTANIGATYRTLNGFILNANANYQDSSYVRVNPNLGQGTTFDPKNDARTIVNTSIGYEWSKFKITLAVDNLLDEEYVLAASRDPSQRTASEVIGAPRTYSVTLQASMW from the coding sequence ATGAATTTGAAAGAATGTTTTATTCACGCACCTCTTGCGCTAGCAATTAGTGCCGCTTTCAGTGCTCAAGTGAGTGCAGATCAGACCTCTCCTGATCAAGAAAACGATACTTCCAATGATCAAGCCACAGCGTATTTTGAAAGTGTTGTCGTAACTGGCCAAAAAACAGAACGTAGCCTTCAAGACACGGTTGATAGCGTAAAAATCATAGATGCCGAGCAATTAGAAGATGAACGCTTAACAGATATTTACGATGTGTTTGATCGTTCTCCAAACGTGGCACAAGTAACCGGTACAGGTAATAGCTTCACAATTCGTGGAATCGACGCTCTTGGTGTTTCTGGCGGAGGTAACAGTTATCTAGCAAGTATGTACTTAGACGGCGCGCCTCTATCGTATCGCGCTCTCAAACAAGGAACATCCGTGTGGGATGTCTCACAAGTAGAGATTCTGCGTGGTCCACAATCGACATTGCAAGGGCGTAACTCACTTGCGGGTGCCATATTAATCCGTACGGAAGATCCAACATACGACACCGACGCAAAAGCCCGTTTAATAGCTGGTAGTCATGGCCGCAAAGAAGTAGCGGTTGCCGCTGGTGGTTCAATTATTGATGACGAACTCGCTTTTCGTATTGCGGCGGAAAAGCGCGAGTTTGATGGTTACATCGAAAACCCGAATCGCGATGAAAATGCCAACTACTCTGAGGGCCATAATGTAAGAGCAAAAGTGCTTTTTGAACCAAATGCCATCGAGAATTTAAAAGTCTTATTCACCCACCATCAAAACGATGACGAAGTGGGCGTACCTTGGCAATCATTGAATTCTCCAGATCGCTATGACGACCCCCAAGTGTATTTCAATGATCGCACACGAGAAAAGGTGAAAGGACAGCATAATATTTTGGACGCTAGTTATCGTATAAACAACAACCTAACGTTTAATGCCATCACTTCACACAGCGATGTTGACTATCACTACGATTGGGATGGAGACACCGGCGCCGATTTAAATGCTGTACTAATTGACGATCGCAACGAAGAAACTCTCACCCAAGAATTTCGCATTAACATCAGCTATGACAACTTAACGGGTGTCGTAGGTGCCTATTATTCCGACTTGGCTGTTGACGATTTTTCTAAGGGTAACCGTCTCATTAACCTAGCGGAATACGGTATCAACGCCGACGCTTTGATAGCCTTAGGTGCAAGCCAAGGCGTAACTCTTGACGAGAATACTGCCGCGTTTTTGACCAGCCAATACCCTGAATATGGTGAATTATATTACGAAAGTGGTTTCGAGACTGACGTTACTACACAAGCCCTCTTTGCAGACTTTACTTACAGTCTAAATCAAAACATCGATATCTTAGCCGGAGTTCGCTACGACACTGAAGAGCAAGGAAACCAAAGTAGCGATGTCGTAACACTTGAGACGGATTTACCCGATCCTGCAGCAGTCGGCGCTCAAGTTGAACAGAGTCAGGGCGCAGCCGCAGGTCAACAAGCTGCAGGAGCCATACAATTAATCAACGGCTACTTGGTTAACTTTGTTGATGGTGCCAATGGTACCAAACCTCCCGTCGACGACGATTTTGCTGCTTGGCTACCCAAGCTTGGTGTGACCTACCATTTTACCGATGACGTATCGAGTAGCTTTGTCGCTCAACGAGCCTATCGTTCTGGTGGCGTTGGCGTCAACTTAGCCGAGGGCCGTGTATTTACCTATGACCCGGAATACGTCAACAACTATGAATTCTCTACGAGAACCATGTGGCTTGACGGCATGTTAAGTGCCAACACAAATATCTTCTATTTAGACTGGACCGATCAACAGGTAGAAATAAGAGGCGACAAAGGTCAGTTCGATACAGACACTGTGAATGCAGGTGAATCCAACGTAAAAGGTGCGGAAATCGAATTGATGTATTATGACGGTATGTTCAGCAGCTATTTCGGCTTAGGCCATAGTCGAACTGAATTTACCAAGTTCATGGATGATGAAGACAATCTAGAAGGTCGCAGCTTTACCAATGCTCCCGAATGGACTGCAAACATTGGTGCTACATATCGAACCTTAAACGGCTTTATATTGAATGCTAACGCCAATTATCAGGATTCTTCCTATGTGCGAGTTAACCCTAATTTAGGTCAAGGTACTACATTCGACCCTAAAAATGACGCTCGTACAATCGTCAACACATCAATCGGATATGAATGGAGTAAGTTCAAAATAACACTGGCAGTAGACAATC
- a CDS encoding PepSY-associated TM helix domain-containing protein, producing MKTQTSKNLIDAHGWLGVIISGVLMIVFACGTASFFRDNIVNWDKHYNPEKVIEKDELNIAGVVQYVQDNYSNIPNDHSVFISMPKDTFPYYRIHLEVEKEVDESELGKNKHAEVVNGRTIIHEQVNEYLDPYTLSPIDENADNHYLGHMFYKLHINLKLGAIGAYIVGFVSLFFFVILISGVLIHFKRIVSRFYMYRLNKSRSTYLDGHNLIGITTLPYTVMYALTGILFNLGIIFQAGFGYAVFNGDIEELTHTAGFSENIDVDFTGKPMLAEKVTRVQELAEERYPDYQAAHFNIHGFNDQGAIVSVILDDRHQFLSRARVNYHLEDASIYSEATPTSNEFMSTYNTLEALHFGWFGGITGQVIFFILGLGCCYLILSGNLIWLETREKKRKQSQLSLRFVKAMTLALSSGVLIAIALSFVATRLMPDQFARIDILPYVFHGSWIAAMLHGFIVNRARLVMVYQLGLATVLFLVCPIYDAALYLQGDFPEHAYLKDVAIVNISLLLFALFCGLMVASKRGESAVKETSFVTE from the coding sequence ATGAAAACTCAAACATCAAAGAACCTAATTGATGCCCACGGCTGGTTAGGTGTTATTATCTCGGGCGTATTAATGATTGTTTTTGCCTGTGGCACAGCATCATTTTTCCGAGACAATATTGTCAATTGGGATAAACACTACAACCCTGAAAAAGTGATAGAAAAAGATGAACTTAACATAGCTGGGGTCGTTCAATATGTTCAGGATAATTACAGCAATATCCCAAATGATCACTCTGTGTTCATTTCCATGCCGAAGGACACATTCCCTTACTATCGTATTCATTTAGAAGTAGAAAAAGAAGTTGACGAATCAGAGCTTGGAAAAAACAAGCATGCGGAAGTCGTTAATGGTAGAACCATAATCCATGAACAAGTGAATGAATACCTAGATCCTTATACCCTTAGCCCAATCGATGAAAATGCAGATAATCATTATCTAGGCCATATGTTTTATAAATTGCATATTAATCTCAAACTTGGTGCTATTGGTGCGTATATTGTCGGATTTGTATCACTTTTCTTTTTTGTTATTTTGATCAGTGGCGTGCTTATTCACTTCAAGCGCATTGTTTCACGGTTCTATATGTATCGTTTGAACAAATCTAGAAGCACTTATTTGGATGGACATAACCTTATAGGTATTACAACTTTACCTTACACAGTAATGTATGCGTTGACGGGTATATTGTTTAACCTGGGCATTATTTTTCAGGCTGGTTTTGGGTATGCGGTTTTTAACGGAGATATTGAAGAGTTAACTCACACGGCGGGATTCTCCGAGAATATTGATGTCGATTTTACGGGGAAGCCAATGCTCGCGGAAAAAGTGACGAGAGTTCAAGAGTTGGCAGAAGAGCGTTACCCAGACTATCAGGCTGCGCATTTTAATATTCACGGCTTTAACGATCAGGGAGCAATTGTATCTGTGATCCTTGATGACCGACATCAGTTTTTGAGTCGGGCTCGAGTAAATTATCACTTAGAAGACGCCAGTATTTATAGCGAAGCAACGCCTACTTCTAACGAGTTCATGTCGACTTATAATACATTAGAAGCTCTTCACTTTGGATGGTTTGGTGGAATAACAGGGCAAGTTATATTTTTTATTCTTGGCCTTGGTTGTTGCTATTTAATATTGTCTGGAAACCTAATTTGGCTTGAAACTCGCGAAAAGAAACGCAAGCAAAGTCAGTTGAGTTTACGCTTTGTTAAAGCTATGACACTAGCCCTGTCCAGCGGTGTCTTAATTGCAATTGCGCTTAGTTTTGTGGCAACGCGGTTAATGCCGGATCAGTTTGCCAGAATAGATATTTTACCTTATGTATTCCATGGCTCTTGGATAGCGGCCATGTTACATGGATTCATAGTCAATCGGGCTAGGCTGGTCATGGTTTATCAGCTGGGGTTAGCGACTGTTTTATTCCTTGTGTGCCCAATCTATGATGCCGCTCTCTATTTGCAGGGAGACTTTCCTGAACATGCCTATCTAAAAGATGTTGCTATCGTTAATATTTCGCTTCTTCTGTTTGCCTTATTTTGTGGATTGATGGTTGCGTCCAAGCGTGGCGAGTCGGCAGTGAAGGAAACATCCTTTGTGACAGAATGA
- a CDS encoding CHASE3 domain-containing protein: MLLASLLNTGIISYSQLQTDKQFGQLQRANHTLRQADLLISSLKDAETGQRGFLLTQNPSYLQPYFDGIATSRAYYDELTKLTQDTPNQVSKLQNVKKLIEKKLAELDQTIALSKQGKHEEALTVVNADHGKQFMASIRTEMESFIQREQALLVAQTRNYENMKKRVKLISLLTGAVVILLVITGAYILNRLAVMPLSKLLAKIEGFGTDKDEPAAAVKGFKEIARLSEAFDDADRKILNALNESRHAAKVAQDANRAKGDFLSNMSHEIRNPLNGIYGILQLLSKNEQLDSEARDLLSKAVYSTKSLGFIINDILDFSKIESRALRLEEMPFSFDQIVAQTQSEIGALAKEKSVKITSKPLAKDVDGWLGDPTRVKQILLNLLSNGVKFAKGGRVDINAWTEHLDGKIHLCFSVDDNGVGMDQETLSRLFNRFEQASASTSRRFGGSGLGLAITKALVEMMDGSIEVTSEIHKGTSVKVRLPLEHSDIQSPTQDLTGQIDAPSLEGKNILLVEDNDINQVVFESMMEQTGADIKVAVNGRQGIEFIEQSIPDLVFMDIFMPEMGGIEACQLIKEKYPNLPIVALTANVMEHEVRHYEEVGFDGCLGKPLDWNQLNLCLNRYFS; the protein is encoded by the coding sequence TTGCTACTGGCGAGTTTACTGAATACAGGGATCATTTCTTACAGCCAACTGCAGACGGATAAGCAGTTTGGTCAACTTCAACGTGCGAATCATACGCTGCGGCAAGCCGACCTGTTAATTAGCTCTCTTAAAGACGCCGAGACCGGACAGCGCGGATTTTTACTCACGCAAAATCCATCCTATTTGCAGCCCTACTTCGATGGTATTGCAACCAGTCGGGCTTACTATGATGAGCTTACTAAGCTGACGCAAGATACACCTAACCAGGTCTCTAAACTTCAAAATGTCAAAAAACTCATCGAGAAAAAGTTAGCTGAATTAGATCAGACTATTGCTTTGTCCAAGCAGGGAAAGCATGAAGAGGCGTTGACCGTTGTTAATGCGGATCATGGCAAGCAGTTCATGGCGTCGATCCGTACGGAAATGGAGTCCTTCATTCAGCGGGAACAAGCCCTTTTAGTGGCTCAAACACGCAATTACGAAAATATGAAAAAGCGTGTCAAATTAATCAGTTTATTGACTGGTGCGGTGGTTATATTGTTGGTGATTACAGGTGCCTACATATTGAATCGGTTGGCAGTGATGCCCTTATCTAAGTTATTAGCCAAAATTGAGGGATTTGGGACAGATAAGGATGAACCAGCAGCTGCTGTCAAAGGCTTTAAAGAGATCGCCAGATTGAGTGAGGCTTTTGACGATGCGGATAGAAAAATTCTAAATGCATTAAACGAATCACGACATGCGGCAAAGGTCGCACAAGATGCGAATCGCGCTAAGGGTGACTTTTTATCAAATATGAGTCATGAAATCCGCAACCCTTTAAATGGGATATATGGTATTTTACAACTTCTTTCGAAAAATGAGCAGCTTGATTCTGAGGCGAGAGACTTACTGTCCAAGGCGGTTTATTCAACAAAATCACTAGGTTTTATTATCAACGATATTTTAGACTTTTCTAAAATTGAATCGCGTGCGTTAAGGCTTGAAGAAATGCCTTTCAGTTTTGATCAAATCGTCGCCCAAACTCAATCCGAGATAGGTGCCTTAGCGAAAGAAAAGTCGGTCAAAATAACGTCTAAGCCGCTAGCAAAAGACGTGGACGGTTGGTTGGGAGACCCTACGAGAGTAAAGCAAATTTTACTAAATTTACTATCAAATGGTGTTAAATTTGCGAAGGGTGGGCGTGTTGATATTAATGCGTGGACCGAGCACTTAGACGGGAAAATTCATCTGTGTTTCAGTGTCGACGATAATGGGGTCGGTATGGATCAGGAAACCCTCAGCCGGCTGTTTAATCGTTTTGAGCAAGCCAGTGCGTCTACATCACGAAGGTTTGGTGGTTCTGGTTTAGGCCTTGCCATCACAAAAGCACTCGTTGAAATGATGGATGGTTCAATCGAAGTAACAAGCGAAATTCACAAGGGCACGTCTGTGAAAGTCCGGTTGCCTTTGGAGCATAGTGATATACAAAGTCCTACGCAGGATTTAACAGGCCAAATCGATGCGCCTTCCTTAGAAGGTAAAAATATTTTACTGGTCGAAGACAATGATATAAATCAGGTCGTTTTCGAGAGCATGATGGAGCAGACTGGAGCGGATATTAAAGTTGCCGTGAATGGACGTCAGGGGATTGAGTTTATAGAGCAGAGCATCCCAGATTTAGTATTCATGGATATTTTTATGCCTGAAATGGGCGGGATTGAGGCGTGCCAATTAATTAAGGAAAAATACCCAAATTTACCTATTGTGGCATTGACTGCGAATGTGATGGAACATGAAGTTAGACATTATGAGGAGGTCGGATTCGATGGCTGCCTCGGAAAACCTTTGGACTGGAACCAATTAAACCTCTGTTTAAATCGTTATTTTAGTTAG
- a CDS encoding sodium-dependent transporter has translation MSKQPTIIKQDRQQWSSEPAFIASMAGAAVGLGNLWRFPYMMGENGGGAFLVAYLIALIVVVLPIMMLEVAAGRLSKGGAVHTFGKINRFGRYYGWFVVLITVAITSYYLVITGWTLGYTVDAFRQDVDVFPEFSAGYNSVWYFIAVTLLAGAILIKGVKAIETASKILMPVLLLVIIYLVFEASQTSGWSQAKDFFFVVDWSRLLNVELWAFAFGQAFYTLAIGQGYLITYGSFIPRDTNVPRACLIVAGTETSIALLAGWMIFPFLFSFGMQPDAGSQLAFVTLPQVFASIDGGAYLAMLFFSLFFAAAFSSCLAGLKVLIAAVAEEFKQTNTQAVVWVCLLMLILGLFSALSFTPLNLNINGEPVLDVIDRIAGGDVIIVSGIMGAALFCWFIPPQTIRSVLGTENRWWEWRIYLIGRFLPVLVVAWLMITGAIKLMGN, from the coding sequence ATGAGCAAGCAACCAACCATTATTAAACAAGATCGACAGCAATGGTCTTCAGAACCTGCGTTCATTGCCTCAATGGCCGGTGCGGCTGTTGGTCTTGGCAACTTGTGGCGTTTCCCTTACATGATGGGCGAAAACGGCGGTGGGGCATTTCTTGTGGCGTACCTTATTGCTCTTATTGTCGTTGTATTACCTATCATGATGTTGGAAGTTGCAGCGGGGCGTTTATCTAAGGGCGGCGCTGTACATACCTTTGGTAAAATCAACCGCTTTGGTCGTTATTATGGTTGGTTTGTGGTTCTTATTACGGTGGCCATTACCAGCTATTATTTGGTCATAACCGGTTGGACCTTGGGTTATACCGTTGATGCGTTTCGCCAAGACGTAGATGTCTTTCCTGAATTCTCTGCTGGCTATAACAGTGTCTGGTATTTTATTGCAGTTACGCTTTTAGCCGGCGCTATTTTAATCAAGGGTGTGAAAGCCATAGAAACAGCATCAAAAATCCTCATGCCAGTATTGTTGCTAGTAATTATTTATTTGGTATTTGAAGCGAGCCAAACGTCGGGGTGGAGTCAGGCGAAAGATTTCTTCTTTGTGGTAGATTGGTCGCGATTGCTAAATGTAGAACTGTGGGCGTTTGCGTTCGGACAAGCGTTTTACACTCTGGCCATTGGTCAGGGTTATTTGATTACTTATGGCAGTTTTATTCCTCGAGACACCAATGTGCCGCGTGCTTGTTTAATTGTGGCGGGTACAGAAACCAGTATTGCGTTGCTGGCGGGTTGGATGATTTTCCCATTCTTGTTTTCGTTCGGTATGCAACCGGACGCCGGTAGCCAATTGGCATTCGTTACGTTGCCTCAGGTATTTGCATCTATTGATGGTGGTGCTTATTTGGCCATGTTGTTCTTCTCGTTGTTCTTTGCTGCTGCTTTTAGTTCTTGTTTGGCGGGTCTCAAAGTACTGATAGCTGCGGTGGCAGAGGAGTTTAAGCAAACTAATACACAAGCGGTGGTTTGGGTCTGCTTGCTGATGCTTATATTGGGCTTGTTTTCTGCTTTAAGTTTTACTCCGCTTAATTTGAACATCAATGGTGAACCTGTATTGGATGTCATCGACCGTATCGCGGGCGGTGACGTCATTATCGTGTCTGGCATCATGGGAGCCGCGCTGTTCTGTTGGTTTATACCGCCGCAAACTATTCGCAGCGTGCTGGGAACAGAAAATCGTTGGTGGGAGTGGCGTATCTATTTAATAGGTCGCTTTTTGCCCGTATTGGTCGTCGCTTGGCTGATGATTACGGGTGCCATAAAACTGATGGGCAATTGA
- a CDS encoding PaaI family thioesterase produces MSENNPYQGRAERFISVLRHCQVLGITVKEASDKALTLELPYSEQHVGNPMSGVIHGGVITTLMDTACGTMVINALPEFELCPTLDLRVDYVRAAEPHKPIYALAEAYRVSRNVVFTRCTVHQGDTNEPVANCVATFMRIGSHMTPPDFQKIVVGDDTYPEQGEK; encoded by the coding sequence ATGAGTGAAAACAATCCCTATCAAGGACGTGCTGAACGATTTATCAGCGTACTGAGACATTGTCAGGTCTTGGGTATTACCGTCAAAGAAGCGAGTGATAAAGCGCTGACGTTAGAGTTACCTTATAGCGAGCAACATGTCGGCAATCCTATGAGTGGTGTGATTCATGGTGGCGTAATCACCACCTTGATGGATACCGCATGCGGCACCATGGTAATCAACGCTTTACCGGAGTTTGAATTGTGTCCAACCTTGGACTTGCGAGTGGATTATGTGCGTGCCGCTGAACCCCATAAACCTATTTACGCATTGGCAGAGGCCTACAGAGTGAGCCGAAATGTGGTTTTCACTCGATGCACGGTTCACCAAGGGGATACTAATGAACCAGTGGCCAATTGTGTAGCGACATTCATGCGTATTGGCTCTCATATGACACCGCCAGATTTTCAGAAAATTGTGGTAGGGGATGACACCTACCCTGAGCAGGGAGAGAAGTAA
- a CDS encoding PaaI family thioesterase, protein MTDFTDILKTAHQTRDYDPVVGAIPYANLIGLEFQRFGNDVIFKLPNNEDNVGNPILPAVHGGVVGGFMELSAALHLLMMLDTPAMPKIVDFSLDYLRAARGGKDTFAECQVIRQGSRVANVIINAWQNKRDEAVATARAHFLLAP, encoded by the coding sequence ATGACGGATTTTACAGATATTTTGAAAACCGCTCATCAAACCCGTGATTATGATCCTGTAGTGGGTGCTATTCCTTACGCTAATCTCATCGGCCTAGAGTTTCAGCGCTTTGGTAATGATGTGATTTTTAAGCTTCCCAACAATGAAGATAACGTGGGTAATCCTATATTGCCTGCTGTACATGGTGGCGTCGTCGGTGGATTTATGGAGTTGTCGGCAGCATTACATTTACTGATGATGCTGGATACGCCTGCCATGCCCAAGATCGTTGATTTCTCGCTAGATTATCTACGAGCGGCCCGAGGTGGCAAGGATACGTTTGCTGAATGCCAAGTCATTCGTCAGGGATCTAGAGTGGCTAATGTGATTATTAACGCTTGGCAGAATAAGCGTGATGAGGCCGTTGCCACAGCACGAGCGCATTTCTTACTGGCACCCTGA